In one window of Mobula hypostoma chromosome 8 unlocalized genomic scaffold, sMobHyp1.1 SUPER_8_unloc_1, whole genome shotgun sequence DNA:
- the st14 gene encoding suppressor of tumorigenicity 14 protein homolog isoform X1: MARPCDSGRPQVSHKMQDLQVQENFLPDSSTRSSKPCGKRTRPWVKVLAVLVMLVFLGAVAGVLCWYFTGDDRSTNELQEGKAVRVYSGHLSLGNVQYSRQFEDPRSKEFRSLAGKLEQMINSTCQTIPDLSPYFVNARIFDYSDGAQVLAYYFATFEVPPEDREVLTKFSEDALTRPLQEGILSMSRLSTRDVIVRSVTSSLANPDLVVAPEERDCYHALWAAGRLQEFTSPGYDGNGYPNNVHCQWVLRADQDHVIYLEFQDFNTDDDCGNDFVMVHDSLSPAEDDVITKKCGKRPSSHHLAVLSSGPVMLVTLLSDESARYRGFKATFHQLPRMTQCGGTLTAIAGNFSTPYYPAFYPPNINCVWTIKVPSDMKIRMKFEMFRMEEPGVQNRNCIKDYMEINEKRYCGDYPLLNLKFDVSEVQIRFHSDESHTDKGFVGKYAAFNPSNPCPGEFACRSGLCISQSLRCDGWNDCGDLSDELNCHCGPDQFTCANGICKPKLWTCDRVNDCGDFSDEKACECDKDQWKCADGNCIPKEQACDGKLNCADGSDEAVCEEATVCTQFNFRCADGTCVHRANAECDGQKDCDDGSDENNCFPGCGTQPFKQSRIVGGMSADVGEWPWQISLHFQTYGHVCGASVISEDWLVSAAHCFLDMYDDSSSWLAYGGLNFQGEPTVQLRKIKQIIKHPRYNEDTYDYDIAVLRLERPFDLRPKLQPICLPDVSHTFPAGKSCWVTGWGAMYEGGSSSISLQKAEVKIINDTVCSVVTEGQVTSRMLCCGYLTGAIDACQGDSGGPLSCQEKGKWFLAGIVSWGEGCARKNKPGVYSRVTKLREWIREQTSL, from the exons GTGATGACCGCAGTACAAATGAACTCCAGGAAGGCAAGGCGGTTCGGGTCTACAGTGGGCACCTCTCCCTCGGCAACGTGCAGTACAGCAGGCAGTTTGAGGATCCACGATCGAAGGAGTTCCGCAGCCTTGCCGGGAAGCTGGAACAGATG ATCAACTCTACCTGTCAGACGATTCCCGATCTGTCACCCTACTTCGTCAATGCCCGCATCTTCGATTACAG CGACGGAGCCCAAGTCCTGGCCTACTACTTCGCCACGTTCGAGGTTCCGCCTGAGGACAGGGAGGTGCTGACCAAGTTCAGCGAGGACGCACTGACCAGACCGCTGCAGGAGGGCATCCTGTCTATGTCCCGGTTGTCGACCAGAGACGTCATCGTCAGATCGGTGACCTCCTCGT TGGCAAACCCGGATCTTGTGGTTGCTCCAGAAGAAA GGGACTGCTACCATGCCTTGTGGGCCGCAGGCAGACTGCAGGAATTCACATCTCCGGGCTATGATGGAAACGGTTACCCCAACAACGTTCACTGCCAGTGGGTTTTACGGGCTGACCAGGACCACGTCATCTACCTCGAGTTCCAGGACTTCAACACTGACGATGACTGCGGCAACGATTTTGTCATGGTTCACGACTCCCTCAGCCCTGCTGAAGATGATGTCATCACCAA GAAGTGTGGGAAGCGACCGTCCAGCCACCATTTGGCTGTGCTGTCCTCGGGACCAGTGATGCTCGTGACTCTGCTGAGCGACGAAAGTGCTCGGTACCGCGGCTTCAAAGCCACCTTCCACCAGCTGCCCCGCATGACAC AGTGCGGAGGTACACTGACGGCCATAGCCGGAAACTTCTCTACCCCCTACTATCCCGCCTTCTACCCTCCCAACATCAACTGCGTATGGACCATCAAG GTGCCATCGGACATGAAGATCCGGATGAAATTTGAAATGTTCCGGATGGAAGAGCCGGGTGTCCAGAACAGGAATTGCATAAAGGATTACATGGAGATCAATGAGAAGAG ATATTGTGGTGATTACCCTCTTCTCAATTTAAAATTCGACGTGTCGGAAGTGCAGATCCGGTTCCATTCCGATGAGTCCCACACGGACAAAGGGTTCGTGGGCAAGTACGCCGCGTTCAACCCCAGCAACC CCTGCCCTGGCGAATTCGCCTGCCGGTCTGGATTGTGCATCTCCCAAAGCTTGCGCTGCGACGGCTGGAACGACTGCGGGGACCTCAGCGACGAGCTCAACTGCC ATTGTGGGCCCGACCAGTTCACCTGTGCCAATGGGATCTGCAAACCCAAGTTGTGGACGTGTGACCGAGTCAACGATTGCGGGGACTTCAGTGACGAGAAGGCCTGTG AGTGTGACAAGGACCAATGGAAGTGTGCAGATGGGAACTGCATCCCAAAGGAGCAGGCCTGTGACGGCAAGCTCAACTGTGCAGATGGTAGTGATGAGGCCGTGTGTGAAG AGGCGACTGTCTGCACCCAATTTAACTTCCGCTGTGCAGACGGGACATGTGTTCACCGGGCCAATGCAGAGTGCGACGGCCAAAAGGATTGCGATGACGGTTCGGATGAAAATAACTGCT TCCCAGGGTGTGGTACACAGCCATTCAAGCAGAGCCGGATTGTGGGGGGGATGTCAGCAGACGTTGGGGAGTGGCCTTGGCAGATCAGTCTCCATTTCCAGACGTACGGACACGTCTGTGGGGCATCTGTCATCTCCGAGGACTGGCTGGTGTCCGCTGCCCACTGCTTCCTTGACAT gtATGACGACTCCTCGAGCTGGCTGGCGTACGGGGGCTTGAACTTCCAGGGGGAGCCCACGGTGCAGCTGCGGAAGATCAAGCAGATTATTAAGCACCCGCGCTACAACGAGGACACCTACGACTACGACATTGCCGTGCTGCGCCTGGAGCGCCCCTTCGACCTGCGGCCCAAGCTCCAGCCCATCTGCCTGCCCGACGTCTCCCACACCTTCCCCGCCGGCAAGAGCTGCTGGGTCACCGGCTGGGGCGCCATGTACGAGGGAG GTTCGAGCTCCATCTCCTTGCAGAAGGCGGAGGTGAAGATTATCAACGACACGGTGTGCAGTGTGGTTACTGAGGGACAGGTCACCTCCCGCATGCTGTGCTGTGGCTACCTGACCGGGGCCATCGACGCCTGCCAG GGTGACTCCGGTGGCCCCCTCTCCTGCCAGGAGAAGGGCAAGTGGTTCCTGGCGGGAATCGTGAGCTGGGGAGAAGGTTGTGCTCGGAAGAACAAGCCGGGTGTGTACAGTCGTGTGACGAAGCTGCGGGAATGGATTCGGGAGCAGACAAGTCTCTGA
- the st14 gene encoding suppressor of tumorigenicity 14 protein homolog isoform X2 encodes MQDLQVQENFLPDSSTRSSKPCGKRTRPWVKVLAVLVMLVFLGAVAGVLCWYFTGDDRSTNELQEGKAVRVYSGHLSLGNVQYSRQFEDPRSKEFRSLAGKLEQMINSTCQTIPDLSPYFVNARIFDYSDGAQVLAYYFATFEVPPEDREVLTKFSEDALTRPLQEGILSMSRLSTRDVIVRSVTSSLANPDLVVAPEERDCYHALWAAGRLQEFTSPGYDGNGYPNNVHCQWVLRADQDHVIYLEFQDFNTDDDCGNDFVMVHDSLSPAEDDVITKKCGKRPSSHHLAVLSSGPVMLVTLLSDESARYRGFKATFHQLPRMTQCGGTLTAIAGNFSTPYYPAFYPPNINCVWTIKVPSDMKIRMKFEMFRMEEPGVQNRNCIKDYMEINEKRYCGDYPLLNLKFDVSEVQIRFHSDESHTDKGFVGKYAAFNPSNPCPGEFACRSGLCISQSLRCDGWNDCGDLSDELNCHCGPDQFTCANGICKPKLWTCDRVNDCGDFSDEKACECDKDQWKCADGNCIPKEQACDGKLNCADGSDEAVCEEATVCTQFNFRCADGTCVHRANAECDGQKDCDDGSDENNCFPGCGTQPFKQSRIVGGMSADVGEWPWQISLHFQTYGHVCGASVISEDWLVSAAHCFLDMYDDSSSWLAYGGLNFQGEPTVQLRKIKQIIKHPRYNEDTYDYDIAVLRLERPFDLRPKLQPICLPDVSHTFPAGKSCWVTGWGAMYEGGSSSISLQKAEVKIINDTVCSVVTEGQVTSRMLCCGYLTGAIDACQGDSGGPLSCQEKGKWFLAGIVSWGEGCARKNKPGVYSRVTKLREWIREQTSL; translated from the exons GTGATGACCGCAGTACAAATGAACTCCAGGAAGGCAAGGCGGTTCGGGTCTACAGTGGGCACCTCTCCCTCGGCAACGTGCAGTACAGCAGGCAGTTTGAGGATCCACGATCGAAGGAGTTCCGCAGCCTTGCCGGGAAGCTGGAACAGATG ATCAACTCTACCTGTCAGACGATTCCCGATCTGTCACCCTACTTCGTCAATGCCCGCATCTTCGATTACAG CGACGGAGCCCAAGTCCTGGCCTACTACTTCGCCACGTTCGAGGTTCCGCCTGAGGACAGGGAGGTGCTGACCAAGTTCAGCGAGGACGCACTGACCAGACCGCTGCAGGAGGGCATCCTGTCTATGTCCCGGTTGTCGACCAGAGACGTCATCGTCAGATCGGTGACCTCCTCGT TGGCAAACCCGGATCTTGTGGTTGCTCCAGAAGAAA GGGACTGCTACCATGCCTTGTGGGCCGCAGGCAGACTGCAGGAATTCACATCTCCGGGCTATGATGGAAACGGTTACCCCAACAACGTTCACTGCCAGTGGGTTTTACGGGCTGACCAGGACCACGTCATCTACCTCGAGTTCCAGGACTTCAACACTGACGATGACTGCGGCAACGATTTTGTCATGGTTCACGACTCCCTCAGCCCTGCTGAAGATGATGTCATCACCAA GAAGTGTGGGAAGCGACCGTCCAGCCACCATTTGGCTGTGCTGTCCTCGGGACCAGTGATGCTCGTGACTCTGCTGAGCGACGAAAGTGCTCGGTACCGCGGCTTCAAAGCCACCTTCCACCAGCTGCCCCGCATGACAC AGTGCGGAGGTACACTGACGGCCATAGCCGGAAACTTCTCTACCCCCTACTATCCCGCCTTCTACCCTCCCAACATCAACTGCGTATGGACCATCAAG GTGCCATCGGACATGAAGATCCGGATGAAATTTGAAATGTTCCGGATGGAAGAGCCGGGTGTCCAGAACAGGAATTGCATAAAGGATTACATGGAGATCAATGAGAAGAG ATATTGTGGTGATTACCCTCTTCTCAATTTAAAATTCGACGTGTCGGAAGTGCAGATCCGGTTCCATTCCGATGAGTCCCACACGGACAAAGGGTTCGTGGGCAAGTACGCCGCGTTCAACCCCAGCAACC CCTGCCCTGGCGAATTCGCCTGCCGGTCTGGATTGTGCATCTCCCAAAGCTTGCGCTGCGACGGCTGGAACGACTGCGGGGACCTCAGCGACGAGCTCAACTGCC ATTGTGGGCCCGACCAGTTCACCTGTGCCAATGGGATCTGCAAACCCAAGTTGTGGACGTGTGACCGAGTCAACGATTGCGGGGACTTCAGTGACGAGAAGGCCTGTG AGTGTGACAAGGACCAATGGAAGTGTGCAGATGGGAACTGCATCCCAAAGGAGCAGGCCTGTGACGGCAAGCTCAACTGTGCAGATGGTAGTGATGAGGCCGTGTGTGAAG AGGCGACTGTCTGCACCCAATTTAACTTCCGCTGTGCAGACGGGACATGTGTTCACCGGGCCAATGCAGAGTGCGACGGCCAAAAGGATTGCGATGACGGTTCGGATGAAAATAACTGCT TCCCAGGGTGTGGTACACAGCCATTCAAGCAGAGCCGGATTGTGGGGGGGATGTCAGCAGACGTTGGGGAGTGGCCTTGGCAGATCAGTCTCCATTTCCAGACGTACGGACACGTCTGTGGGGCATCTGTCATCTCCGAGGACTGGCTGGTGTCCGCTGCCCACTGCTTCCTTGACAT gtATGACGACTCCTCGAGCTGGCTGGCGTACGGGGGCTTGAACTTCCAGGGGGAGCCCACGGTGCAGCTGCGGAAGATCAAGCAGATTATTAAGCACCCGCGCTACAACGAGGACACCTACGACTACGACATTGCCGTGCTGCGCCTGGAGCGCCCCTTCGACCTGCGGCCCAAGCTCCAGCCCATCTGCCTGCCCGACGTCTCCCACACCTTCCCCGCCGGCAAGAGCTGCTGGGTCACCGGCTGGGGCGCCATGTACGAGGGAG GTTCGAGCTCCATCTCCTTGCAGAAGGCGGAGGTGAAGATTATCAACGACACGGTGTGCAGTGTGGTTACTGAGGGACAGGTCACCTCCCGCATGCTGTGCTGTGGCTACCTGACCGGGGCCATCGACGCCTGCCAG GGTGACTCCGGTGGCCCCCTCTCCTGCCAGGAGAAGGGCAAGTGGTTCCTGGCGGGAATCGTGAGCTGGGGAGAAGGTTGTGCTCGGAAGAACAAGCCGGGTGTGTACAGTCGTGTGACGAAGCTGCGGGAATGGATTCGGGAGCAGACAAGTCTCTGA